The following is a genomic window from Coriobacteriia bacterium.
CGGCTTCCAGCTGCTGATGGCGCTCTTGGAGGATTCGGGCTACCTGCCACGCGTTGCGGCGCTCGCCGATCGTTCGCTTACCAGTGTGGGGCTCAACGGACGGGCGATCATTCCGCTGATCCTGGGCCTGGGCTGCGTGACGATGGGAACGCTCACCACGCGCATCCTTGGCAGCAGACGTGAGCGCTTCATCGCCACCGCGCTCATGGCCATCGCCGTTCCCTGCTCCGCGCAGCTTGCCGTCATCGCCGGCTTGATGGCCAGGACGGGCCCCTACTACTCCGCGCTGTACGTCTTCTTTCTCGTCGTGGTCTTCGGAGTCGTTGGGGCGGTGCTCAACCGGTTCGTGCCGGGGCAGTCCACCGATCTGCTGATCGACCTACCGTCGCTGCGGATACCGCGGCTGGACAATGTCGTGCGCAAGAGCGGCACCAAGGTGTGGCACTTCATGAAGGAGGTCACCCTGTTCTTCGCGGCTGGTGCGTTGATCATCTCGGTGCTCGAGGTGACGGGTGTCCTCGGCTGGATCATCACGGTAGCGGCGCCACTGACCGTGGGCTGGCTGGGGTTGCCCGCGGAGGCGGCGACCGCCTTCGTGATGGGCTTCGTGCGCCGTGACTTCGGCGCCACCGCGTTCTTCACGATGGAGCTCACCGACGCCCAGCTGCTCGTCGGCATGGTCACCATCACGCTGTTCGTGCCGTGCATCGCCTCGGCCATGGTCATCCTCAAGGAGCGAGGATGGGGCTTCTTCGTCGGCCTGTTCGCCGGATCGATCGGGGTCGCGTTTCTCGTGGGCGGGCTTATCGCCCGGCTGCTCGGGGTGGTGTAGACGATGACGATCCTGCCGGTCTGCCCCAGCTGCGGGCTCGAGTCACCCGAGGTGCGCTGCCCGCGCTGTAACGCGCTCAAGGCGATTGGTTGCAGCGGCGCGTGCACGATGTGCGGCTCCAAGAAGACCTGCTCGACCGGGAGCGCGCCCGCGGGCACTGCACGGCCCAGCGACGAGGCGCGCGAGGACGAGGAGCACCCGGGCACGCCGCTCGAGCGCTGAGGGCACCTGGCGGGTCGGGGGTGGCGGGCTGCGATACACTCGCAACCATGGACAACTCACTCTTCATCCGCCGGGCGGGCGAGGCCGACATCGGAGTGCTCGTCGACTTCAGGCTCGAGATGTTTCGCGCTATGGGCTGGACCGACGAGGGCCGGCTCGTTGAACTGGCCGAGCGCTACGACCTCTACGTCCGCGCCGCCATGGTCAGCCGCGACTTCGTGGGGTGGATCGCCGAGCTGGACGGAGAGGCGGTCGGATCGGTGGCCGTGCTGTGGGAGGTCGTGCCGCCGACGGTTCGCAATCTGAGCGGGCGGCAGGCGTACATACTGGCGCTCTACGTGGTGCCGGCAGCCCGACACCGCGGAATCGCGACCCAGTTGCTTGAAACCGCAGTGGGTTACGCCCGGGAGGAGGGCGCCGACGTGGTGTCGCTCCATTACAGCCCTGCCGGGCGCAGCCTGTACGAGCGCTTCGGGTTCGCGTCGTCTCCGGAGATGCGCCTGTTCACCGATCCGGATAGCGCCTCATGGGCGCCTGTCGCACCCGCACACACGGATGCTGACGACGCGGACTGAAGGAAGCCCCTTTCAGATCGCGGGCACGCTCCGGACCGCCGACACGCCTGAGAGCGCGGCGATACGATCGGAGGTCGCATCATCGACCTCGGCATCCGTCTCGATGAGCATGAGCGCACGAGCGCCCCGGCGTTCGCGGGACACGCTCATCCGCGCGATGTTGACCCCGCTTTCGGCGAGAATACCCGTCACGGCCGCTATCTCGCCCAGCCGGTCCTCATGCTCAACCACGAGGAGGGGCATTTCGCCTTCGATCTCGACGTCGAAGCCGTCGATGGCGGTGATGAGGACATCACCCCCTCCGAGCGAGGACCCGCATACCGACATCGTGTGACCATCGTGCGCGCGCAGCATGAGCCGCGCGGAGTTCGGGTGCACCTCGCCCAGGTCCGCTTCGGCGAACGTGACCGTGAGCCCGCTGTGCGTGGCGAGTTCGAACGCGGTCACGATGCGCGCATCGTCGGGCGTGAGTCCCAGCAGGCCTGCGACCAGTGCCAGATCGGTGCCGTGACCGGTGCCGGTGGAGGCGAAGGACCCGTGGAGTTCGATGTGAGCGGCTTGGGGCGTTCCGCCGAACACCGCGCGCGCGAGCGCTCCGAGCCGGACCGCACCCGCGGTGTGGCTGGAACTCGGTCCGATCATGATGGGACCGACGACGTCGAAGATGCTGCGTTGGCGTGCCATTCGCTCATGGTACACCGCAGTTCCATGGTGTACTCGCTGTACCCGGGAGAGTATGCTGTGTCGGCGCGTGAGCGCCGTTCAGGCAGGCAGGGAGAAGGAGAATCGAATGACAGAGCAGACCCAGAGTTCGAACCAGCAGACCATCGTCATCGGTCTGGTGGTCATCGCGGCGCTTCTCGCGGTGATCGTGGGAGTCTTGGTGTATCAGCAGACCCAGAACGCGATTCCGGCACCGACCGTCCAGTCCGCACCCACCGGCGCGGCAGGCGACGCGGCAGGACAGCAGATGCCTCCCACCGGAATGGGCGGAGCGGCGATGGGCGGCAGTGCCGCGCCGGCTGAGTTCGACCCGAAGACAGCCACCGCAGTACCGGAGGGCACCGAGCCCGAAGC
Proteins encoded in this region:
- a CDS encoding GNAT family N-acetyltransferase, which encodes MDNSLFIRRAGEADIGVLVDFRLEMFRAMGWTDEGRLVELAERYDLYVRAAMVSRDFVGWIAELDGEAVGSVAVLWEVVPPTVRNLSGRQAYILALYVVPAARHRGIATQLLETAVGYAREEGADVVSLHYSPAGRSLYERFGFASSPEMRLFTDPDSASWAPVAPAHTDADDAD
- the sdaAB gene encoding L-serine ammonia-lyase, iron-sulfur-dependent subunit beta, with the translated sequence MARQRSIFDVVGPIMIGPSSSHTAGAVRLGALARAVFGGTPQAAHIELHGSFASTGTGHGTDLALVAGLLGLTPDDARIVTAFELATHSGLTVTFAEADLGEVHPNSARLMLRAHDGHTMSVCGSSLGGGDVLITAIDGFDVEIEGEMPLLVVEHEDRLGEIAAVTGILAESGVNIARMSVSRERRGARALMLIETDAEVDDATSDRIAALSGVSAVRSVPAI